A region from the Bactrocera dorsalis isolate Fly_Bdor chromosome 1, ASM2337382v1, whole genome shotgun sequence genome encodes:
- the LOC125776213 gene encoding protein toll-like translates to MTSNHIECDCNLAWIYDYNYRWFFSDLQCKEKSTNLLTNFTQLRRHELCAWQPVQCPRKCVCFTKSKLLHINCTGAQLSAMKVLPRPEQVLLTTSLLDISNNRHTVLPLRTTFGYANVSQLYAANNQITNISLLELPTDLTVLDLRNNRLKSLCADFLRVFLNESTKLQLLYLSANPWICDCASHKLLYTVRAHRHRIPDVEQLRCDNKPNVTLLTASLSELCQVEDNVKRYQYVIAAITTAALIIIIFLLIIVFFFKYNLQVKIWLYGHKILRCCVREYELDENKMFDAFISYAHQEADFVNHILLPQLEQGEPPFRVCTHERNWLAGAYIPEQIMESVEQSRRTIIVLSQHFIESEWARMEFRTAHQCSLNEGRARIIMIKYGEIINSELLDKELKAYLDMNTYLDWQDARFCDKLRYAMPHKVGRKPNTDMLEVNGRFYVMGQFEMNRLRDENA, encoded by the coding sequence ATGACTAGCAACCATATCGAATGCGATTGTAACCTAGCATGGATTTACGATTATAACTATCGCTGGTTTTTTAGCGATCTGCAGTGTAAAGAGAAGTCAACCAATCTACTAACGAATTTCACACAGCTTCGACGACACGAGCTGTGTGCTTGGCAACCGGTGCAATGCCCCAGAAAATGTGTGTGTTTCACAAAGTCTAAATTGCTGCACATCAATTGCACAGGCGCACAACTCAGCGCTATGAAAGTGCTGCCACGTCCCGAGCAAGTATTGCTCACGACTTCGTTACTGGATATTAGCAATAATCGTCACACTGTTCTGCCGCTAAGAACCACGTTCGGCTACGCCAACGTTTCACAGCTCTACGCCGCGAACAATCAAATCACCAACATAAGTCTCTTGGAACTTCCGACTGATTTGACGGTTTTGGATCTGCGAAATAATCGCTTAAAATCGTTATGTGCTGATTTTTTGCGTGTATTTCTCAATGAGAGCACGAAACTACAGCTTCTATATCTCAGTGCAAACCCTTGGATTTGCGACTGTGCTTCGCACAAGCTCCTTTACACAGTACGTGCACATCGTCACCGCATACCCGATGTCGAACAGTTACGCTGTGATAACAAACCGAATGTTACTCTCCTAACAGCAAGCCTGAGCGAATTGTGTCAAGTTGAAGACAACGTTAAACGGTATCAGTACGTGATTGCAGCTATCACAACTGCAGCGTTAATCATCATTATTTTCCTTCTTATTATTGTATTcttctttaaatataatttgcaAGTTAAAATCTGGTTATATGGTCACAAAATATTGCGTTGTTGCGTTCGAGAGTACGAGCTGGATGAGAATAAAATGTTCGATGCATTCATCTCCTATGCACACCAAGAGGCTGACTTTGTCAACCACATATTACTGCCACAACTCGAGCAGGGCGAACCACCATTTCGTGTATGTACGCACGAACGCAATTGGCTAGCTGGCGCTTATATACCGGAACAAATCATGGAATCGGTCGAACAGTCGCGACGCACGATCATTGTGCTCTCGCAGCACTTCATCGAATCTGAATGGGCGCGCATGGAGTTTCGAACAGCGCATCAGTGCTCCTTGAACGAAGGTCGTGCGCGCATAATTATGATTAAATACGGTGAAATTATCAACAGTGAGCTATTGGATAAGGAATTGAAGGCATATTTGGATATGAACACATACTTGGATTGGCAAGATGCTAGATTCTGTGACAAACTACGCTATGCCATGCCACATAAAGTGGGTagaaaaccgaacactgatatGCTTGAAGTTAATGGCAGATTCTACGTTATGGGGCAGTTTGAGATGAATCGTTTGCGTGATGAGAACGCTTAA